A part of Pectinatus sottacetonis genomic DNA contains:
- a CDS encoding DDE-type integrase/transposase/recombinase, protein MDTRMVIHALGKAFRVAKPLILNSDQGCQFTSNEYIEFLKGNNIRQSMDGKRRWADNIIIERWFRSFKYEEAYLTQYANLKEARQAIKKYIYSKKMPLKNLFSLLLTIQQIP, encoded by the coding sequence TTGGATACAAGAATGGTCATTCATGCACTTGGAAAAGCTTTTAGAGTTGCCAAGCCACTAATTTTAAATTCAGATCAGGGGTGCCAATTCACCAGCAATGAATATATTGAATTTCTCAAGGGGAATAATATCCGTCAAAGCATGGATGGGAAGAGACGATGGGCTGACAATATTATTATTGAACGTTGGTTTCGAAGTTTCAAGTATGAAGAAGCTTATCTGACCCAATATGCCAACCTAAAAGAGGCGCGTCAAGCAATTAAGAAGTATATCTATTCAAAGAAAATGCCCTTAAAAAATCTGTTTAGTTTACTGTTGACAATCCAACAGATTCCATAA
- a CDS encoding transposase, translating into MSRKRRNFTAKFKSDLVLELLKGEKDLNSVATENSIQPNLLRNWKKEFLDKASVVFDDSREENIREKLDEERKEKEEYAKKVGQLTMQVDWLKKKSTELLGPDYESKFSPKPFDD; encoded by the coding sequence ATGTCTCGGAAAAGAAGAAATTTCACAGCAAAATTCAAATCGGATCTTGTTCTTGAACTGCTCAAGGGTGAGAAAGATCTCAACTCGGTAGCTACCGAAAATAGCATACAGCCAAATCTTTTGCGAAACTGGAAAAAGGAATTTCTTGATAAAGCCTCTGTTGTATTCGATGATTCCCGTGAGGAGAATATCAGAGAAAAGCTTGATGAGGAACGCAAAGAGAAAGAAGAATATGCGAAAAAGGTTGGCCAGCTCACCATGCAGGTGGACTGGTTGAAAAAAAAATCTACAGAACTCCTTGGACCTGACTACGAAAGTAAATTTAGTCCGAAACCTTTTGACGACTAA
- a CDS encoding transposase, with protein MKRNPHTPNEKAKLVLEVLKGERTLNEIASEHGIHPNMLSRWKNEAIAGLASVFENDAAQKRKEKKEHEAEIDELYAQIGKLTTQNEWLKKKSGL; from the coding sequence ATGAAACGTAATCCGCACACACCTAACGAAAAAGCGAAACTGGTTCTTGAAGTCTTAAAAGGTGAACGCACGCTCAACGAAATTGCTTCAGAACATGGCATTCATCCAAACATGCTTTCAAGATGGAAAAACGAAGCTATCGCTGGATTAGCGTCTGTTTTTGAAAACGATGCTGCCCAGAAACGTAAAGAGAAAAAAGAACACGAGGCCGAAATTGATGAACTCTATGCTCAAATTGGCAAACTAACTACTCAAAATGAGTGGTTGAAAAAAAAATCTGGTCTGTGA
- a CDS encoding ATP-binding protein codes for MIPFNSNYFIGYVNYVNPQYIKVHFPSSILLNKYIFSGEEFNGGLIGTFVTIEGENYGFIGKISELNLPEKERLSLSEKAFQSSDFHPTAKVEILLSFDYFDSKKVQRTLNAFPSIGSKVYICPKQFIQQYVMSFGVKSDDDKILIKLGKLTSNRHTLVNISQQAIFGRHCAIVGTTGGGKSWSVSKLIESMMKNHTKAILIDPTGEYSDIASNGDADSVVLGDDCYFSYRKLTIEDLFFLVRPAEKIQAPKLLEAIRSLKCIELGIKEKDGISSFCQNGCLIKTGLNKLSYERYCYENDAEIENGILSFDINKLEWQINNECVWPSKGNNTTLYGNPNSADLGNCISLITRIGSIRRTGIWESVFGFSNDKKDKIDLTEKIDNFIDDNKKFLLRIGFEKLGFESQGREIAANAIGKYLLDKARKNKFKKNPVVLFLDEAHQFLKKDVTDNYFNTSALSSFDQIAKECRKYGLFLCLATQMPRDIPVGTLSQMGTFLVHRLINYNDKEAIKQACSSANSELLSFLPVLGEGEAILTGVDFPMPLTIKIDKPNIPPDSRTPIFKKID; via the coding sequence ATGATACCATTTAACTCAAATTATTTTATAGGATATGTAAATTATGTCAATCCTCAATATATAAAAGTTCATTTTCCATCATCAATATTATTAAATAAATATATTTTTTCTGGTGAAGAATTTAATGGAGGATTAATTGGTACATTTGTAACAATTGAAGGAGAGAATTACGGATTTATAGGGAAAATTTCAGAGTTAAATTTACCTGAAAAAGAAAGGTTATCTCTTAGTGAAAAAGCTTTTCAAAGTTCAGATTTTCATCCTACTGCTAAAGTTGAAATTTTGCTTTCTTTTGATTATTTTGATAGTAAAAAAGTTCAACGAACATTAAATGCCTTTCCTAGCATTGGTTCAAAAGTATATATTTGTCCTAAACAATTTATTCAACAATATGTTATGAGCTTTGGAGTAAAAAGTGATGACGATAAAATTCTAATAAAATTAGGTAAATTAACATCTAATAGACATACATTGGTAAATATTAGCCAACAAGCTATATTTGGTAGACATTGTGCAATAGTAGGAACCACTGGAGGAGGGAAAAGTTGGAGTGTATCAAAATTAATAGAGTCGATGATGAAAAATCATACAAAGGCAATACTTATAGATCCAACGGGAGAATATAGCGATATAGCAAGCAATGGGGATGCAGATTCTGTTGTCCTTGGAGATGATTGTTATTTTTCGTATAGAAAATTAACAATAGAAGATTTATTTTTTCTTGTACGTCCAGCAGAGAAGATACAGGCACCCAAATTATTAGAAGCAATTAGATCGCTAAAATGTATTGAATTAGGTATTAAAGAGAAGGATGGTATTTCAAGTTTTTGTCAAAATGGATGTCTGATAAAAACAGGTCTAAATAAATTAAGTTATGAACGATATTGTTATGAAAATGATGCTGAAATTGAAAATGGAATTTTATCGTTTGATATTAATAAACTAGAATGGCAGATTAATAATGAATGTGTATGGCCATCCAAAGGTAATAATACAACATTGTATGGGAATCCTAATTCTGCAGATTTAGGAAATTGTATAAGTTTAATAACTCGTATAGGAAGTATTAGACGTACTGGTATATGGGAGTCTGTATTTGGATTTTCAAACGATAAGAAAGATAAAATTGATTTAACAGAAAAAATTGATAATTTTATAGATGATAATAAAAAATTCCTTTTGCGTATTGGATTTGAGAAATTGGGATTTGAATCCCAAGGTAGAGAAATTGCCGCAAATGCTATTGGCAAATATTTATTAGACAAGGCACGGAAAAACAAATTTAAAAAAAATCCGGTGGTACTATTCTTGGATGAGGCACATCAATTTTTAAAAAAGGATGTAACAGACAATTATTTTAATACATCTGCATTATCATCATTTGATCAAATTGCTAAAGAGTGTAGGAAATATGGATTGTTTTTATGTTTAGCAACGCAAATGCCCAGAGATATTCCAGTAGGAACTCTAAGCCAGATGGGAACATTCCTTGTTCATAGATTAATTAATTATAATGATAAAGAAGCAATTAAGCAGGCCTGTTCATCAGCAAATTCGGAATTGTTATCATTTCTCCCTGTATTAGGAGAAGGTGAAGCAATTTTGACAGGAGTAGATTTTCCTATGCCATTAACAATAAAAATTGATAAGCCTAATATTCCCCCAGATTCGAGAACACCAATTTTTAAAAAAATAGATTAA
- a CDS encoding SIR2 family protein produces MEEKNEISDETRLKDKYVEIYYSENYHISYNNDNVYINGEEIDEDEINKNPKEYAYKKMRDKYAEVLSRQYENIVVLSGSGTSKGIGEGKKGKTMYELWTAVETEIGKEKLEKLAEIIKFDKKSTDLEAFLSKAILSQKFLCKDVIEQYIQKIKKIIQKECTLKLSDEAPHLKFLKKLTSRKLKYSRAKIFTLNYDLLFEQAASKGGYVVIDGFSFTYPRSFNGINFDYDIVTRNINRSQYEENFLAKVFHLYKPHGSLDWKKNSNGEIVKISDVEASIDTLMIYPSSNKYESSYEQPYFEMISRFQQELRTKNVLLLVIGFSFYDKHISAMIEEALNVNQSITIMIVAPNVIDKDSFQEYKKKASKIGNVCLINERFEEFVDYYPASDIYNYFNNEENKINDTI; encoded by the coding sequence ATGGAAGAGAAAAATGAAATTAGTGATGAGACACGATTAAAAGATAAATATGTAGAAATATATTATTCCGAAAATTATCATATATCATATAATAATGATAATGTCTATATTAATGGAGAAGAAATTGACGAAGATGAAATAAATAAAAATCCGAAAGAATATGCATATAAAAAAATGAGAGATAAATATGCCGAGGTTTTGTCACGGCAATATGAAAATATAGTTGTTTTGTCTGGATCTGGAACTTCAAAAGGAATAGGTGAGGGAAAAAAAGGAAAAACAATGTACGAATTGTGGACGGCGGTGGAAACAGAAATTGGAAAAGAGAAATTAGAGAAACTTGCGGAAATAATAAAATTTGATAAGAAAAGTACTGATTTAGAAGCATTTTTATCAAAAGCTATATTGTCACAAAAATTTTTGTGCAAAGATGTTATAGAACAATATATACAAAAAATTAAAAAAATTATTCAAAAAGAATGTACCTTAAAATTATCTGATGAGGCACCTCATTTAAAATTTTTAAAAAAATTAACGTCTAGAAAACTTAAATATTCAAGAGCTAAGATTTTTACTTTGAATTACGATTTGTTATTTGAACAAGCAGCATCAAAAGGAGGGTATGTAGTAATTGATGGTTTTTCGTTTACATATCCAAGATCATTTAATGGAATAAATTTTGATTATGATATAGTCACAAGAAATATTAATAGGTCACAGTATGAAGAAAATTTTTTAGCAAAGGTATTCCATTTGTATAAGCCGCATGGATCTCTTGATTGGAAAAAAAATTCTAATGGAGAAATAGTTAAAATAAGTGATGTTGAGGCATCTATAGATACACTAATGATTTATCCTAGTAGTAATAAATATGAAAGTTCATATGAACAACCATATTTTGAAATGATTTCAAGATTTCAACAAGAATTGCGTACTAAAAATGTATTACTATTAGTTATAGGATTTAGTTTTTACGATAAGCATATTAGTGCAATGATAGAAGAAGCTTTAAATGTTAATCAAAGTATAACGATTATGATTGTGGCACCAAACGTTATTGATAAAGACTCATTTCAAGAATATAAAAAGAAGGCATCTAAGATTGGCAATGTATGCCTTATAAATGAAAGATTTGAGGAGTTTGTTGATTATTATCCAGCCTCGGATATTTATAATTATTTTAATAATGAGGAGAATAAAATAAATGATACCATTTAA
- a CDS encoding DUF951 domain-containing protein — protein MEKVNYQKGDIVKMKKKHPCGSDQWEILRVGMDFGIKCCGCGHYVMMPRPKFEKMAKKIVGNARTEDNL, from the coding sequence ATGGAAAAAGTTAATTATCAAAAAGGCGATATTGTTAAGATGAAAAAGAAACATCCATGTGGCAGCGATCAATGGGAAATACTGCGCGTTGGTATGGATTTTGGCATAAAATGCTGTGGATGTGGTCATTATGTGATGATGCCGCGGCCCAAGTTTGAAAAAATGGCAAAAAAAATTGTCGGAAACGCCAGAACAGAAGATAATTTATGA
- a CDS encoding DDE-type integrase/transposase/recombinase, with translation MTTKELPAQKGAELLEVNRTSIYYKGTPVSEEELACKAIIDRIHTDNPAWGARQISSQLKNLGYLVGRRKARRYMTEIGIDAIYPKMNLSKRMQQAKVCPYLMRNAVISRPNQAWSIDITYIPIKRGFLYLTAVIDWYSRCIVGW, from the coding sequence TTGACGACTAAGGAACTTCCAGCTCAAAAAGGCGCTGAATTACTTGAAGTAAATCGTACTAGCATTTATTACAAAGGAACGCCAGTTTCAGAAGAAGAGCTTGCATGTAAGGCCATTATAGACCGTATTCATACGGATAATCCCGCTTGGGGCGCACGTCAAATATCATCTCAACTTAAAAACCTCGGTTATTTAGTAGGGCGCAGGAAAGCACGCCGATATATGACGGAAATAGGAATTGACGCGATATATCCGAAGATGAATCTTTCAAAGCGCATGCAGCAGGCAAAGGTATGTCCTTACTTAATGCGTAATGCCGTAATATCTCGGCCAAATCAAGCCTGGTCAATAGACATCACCTATATTCCCATCAAGCGAGGATTCCTTTATTTGACTGCTGTCATCGATTGGTATAGCCGATGTATTGTTGGCTGGTAA
- a CDS encoding IS3 family transposase produces the protein MVDWSNANVSIAEQASLLSINRTTLYYRHRLPDTDDLEVKRHIDEIYTAHPEFGYRRICAWLNRYESIHINHKAVLRHMQQMGIQAIYPRQNTSRPNPQNPIYPYLLKGLTIEHPDQVWSIDITYIPIRSSWLYLTAIIDWYSRYIIAWMLDDTMDIGFVLETSRKALQIGTPTIMNSDQGSDFTSPRYTKIFIDAGCKISMDHRGRAYDNIFIERLWRTVKYENVYPREYRSPREARIGINEYMKYYNEKRLHQSLNYNTPQEIYFTSGR, from the coding sequence CTGGTAGATTGGTCTAATGCAAATGTTTCTATTGCTGAGCAGGCCAGCCTGCTGTCCATTAATAGAACTACGTTATATTACAGACACAGATTACCGGATACTGATGATTTGGAAGTTAAACGACATATTGATGAAATATATACAGCACATCCAGAGTTTGGATACCGCCGCATATGCGCCTGGTTAAACCGCTATGAAAGTATTCACATTAATCATAAAGCAGTATTGAGACATATGCAGCAAATGGGCATACAGGCTATTTATCCTAGGCAGAATACCTCTCGGCCCAATCCGCAAAATCCCATATATCCGTATCTACTGAAAGGCTTAACAATAGAACATCCTGATCAAGTCTGGAGCATTGACATAACATATATCCCAATTCGTTCTTCATGGTTGTACCTGACAGCCATTATTGACTGGTATTCACGGTACATCATCGCTTGGATGTTAGATGACACAATGGATATCGGTTTCGTACTAGAAACTAGTCGCAAAGCGTTACAGATAGGAACCCCAACGATTATGAACAGTGATCAAGGCAGTGATTTTACCAGTCCGCGATACACTAAGATTTTTATTGATGCTGGTTGCAAAATAAGCATGGATCACCGTGGACGTGCCTATGATAATATTTTCATTGAACGCTTATGGCGTACCGTAAAATATGAGAATGTGTATCCGAGAGAATATAGATCTCCAAGAGAAGCTCGTATCGGCATCAATGAATATATGAAATATTACAACGAAAAACGGCTGCATCAAAGCCTGAATTATAATACCCCACAGGAAATATATTTCACATCTGGCAGGTGA